The following proteins are encoded in a genomic region of Xenopus laevis strain J_2021 chromosome 3L, Xenopus_laevis_v10.1, whole genome shotgun sequence:
- the creb3l2.L gene encoding cyclic AMP-responsive element-binding protein 3-like protein 2: MEIMESGDPVIQWDRKLSELSEAAESDSLYNNTPFSELLDDSALLDVLGQLMGDPFLTEKYEMMEVEMNPSSPSPMIKAEHSYSLCGDSRPQSPFTHASSDDNFSDTDLTGDDWCLNGELTATTPTTKIKVEIPLEETPGLTPSVTLATSAVSASPEVGVSSQLPVPEQVKLLSPVALPQIKLEPHEVDQFLNLCPKEVAPTEALQMPPTPPSSHGSDSEGGQSPTRSLPPSSPVQSQAGGKMAARSPSALSNSPLLTAPHKLQGSGPLMLTEEEKRTLVAEGYPIPTKLPLTKAEEKALKKIRRKIKNKISAQESRRKKKEYMDSLEKRVENSSSENSELRKKVEVLESTNRTLLQQLQRLQAMVTGKVTRSCKAAGTQTGTCLMMVVLCFAVIFGSFTQNLDMYSSSSKTIHEPSQYSAPESYAASIVRSRKLLIFEEHQAVEELHSSAVMLETQDTWEVQADTISKQQAALLEELHLSQEKPFSLSNDSSSDMPVRHRFTSEFGHNDTTKVIELDRTVNTTS; encoded by the exons CCCTTCTCGGAGCTCCTCGATGACTCCGCCCTGTTGGATGTTCTGGGGCAGCTGATGGGGGACCCGTTCCTCACAGAGAAGTACGAGATGATGGAAGTAGAGATGAATCCGAGCTCCCCGTCTCCCATGATCAAAGCGGAACACAGCTACTCCCTGTGCGGAGACTCCCGCCCCCAGTCACCCTTTACTCACGCCTCCTCTGATGACAACTTCAGCGACA CCGATCTGACGGGCGATGATTGGTGCCTGAATGGAGAACTCACTGCCACTACCCCTACTACTAAAATCAAGGTGGAAATCCCTCTCGAAGAGACCCCTGGCCTGACCCCATCcgttaccctggcaaccagtgCAGTCTCCGCTTCCCCAGAGGTGGGCGTCTCGTCTCAATTGCCAGTTCCGGAGCAG GTCAAGCTTCTGAGCCCCGTTGCCCTGCCGCAAATAAAACTGGAGCCGCACGAGGTGGACCAATTCCTTAATCTGTGCCCAAAGGAAG TTGCCCCAACAGAAGCTCTGCAGAtgcctcccacccctcccagcagCCATGGTAGTGATTCAGAAGGGGGTCAGAGTCCCACCAGGTCTCTCCCACCCTCCAGCCCAGTCCAGTCACAAGCCGGTGGCAAAATGGCTGCACGGAGCCCCTCTGCACTGTCCAACTCGCCTCTACTCACTGCCCCTCAT AAGCTGCAAGGGAGCGGCCCTCTCATGCTCACGGAGGAGGAGAAGAGGACTCTGGTGGCTGAGGGTTACCCCATCCCCACCAAACTGCCCCTCACCAAAGCAGAGGAGAAGGCGCTGAAGAAGATCCGCAGGAAGATTAAAAACAAG ATCTCTGCCCAAGAGAGTCgcaggaaaaagaaagaatataTGGACAGCCTGGAGAAGAG GGTTGAGAATAGTTCCTCTGAGAACAGCGAGCTGCGCAAGAAGGTGGAAGTTCTGGAGTCAACCAACAG gactttacttcagcaaCTCCAGCGTCTGCAGGCCATGGTCACAGGCAAAGTCACCCGTTCCTGCAAAGCTGCCGGCACCCAAACTGGCACCTGCCTCATG ATGGTGGTCTTGTGTTTTGCCGTTATTTTTGGAAGCTTCACCCAAAACTTAGATATGTATTCATCATCAAGCAAGACTATCCATGAGCCGAGCCAGTATTCAGCACCGGAGTCCTACGCTGCTTCTATTG TTCGTTCCCGCAAACTCCTTATCTTCGAGGAGCACCAGGCTGTAGAGGAACTGCACAGCTCTGCGGTGATGTTAGAGACGCAGGACACCTGGGAGGTTCAAGCTGATACCATCTCTAAACAGCAGGCGGCGCTACTGGAAGAACTTCATTTGTCCCAGGAGAAACCGTTCAGCCTATCAAACGACAGCAGCAGCGACATGCCAGTGCGGCACAG GTTCACTTCGGAATTTGGACATAACGACACCACCAAAGTCATAGAGTTGGACCGGACGGTCAACACGACTTCTTAA
- the creb3l2.L gene encoding cyclic AMP-responsive element-binding protein 3-like protein 2 isoform X1 codes for MGDPFLTEKYEMMEVEMNPSSPSPMIKAEHSYSLCGDSRPQSPFTHASSDDNFSDTDLTGDDWCLNGELTATTPTTKIKVEIPLEETPGLTPSVTLATSAVSASPEVGVSSQLPVPEQVKLLSPVALPQIKLEPHEVDQFLNLCPKEVAPTEALQMPPTPPSSHGSDSEGGQSPTRSLPPSSPVQSQAGGKMAARSPSALSNSPLLTAPHKLQGSGPLMLTEEEKRTLVAEGYPIPTKLPLTKAEEKALKKIRRKIKNKISAQESRRKKKEYMDSLEKRVENSSSENSELRKKVEVLESTNRTLLQQLQRLQAMVTGKVTRSCKAAGTQTGTCLMMVVLCFAVIFGSFTQNLDMYSSSSKTIHEPSQYSAPESYAASIVRSRKLLIFEEHQAVEELHSSAVMLETQDTWEVQADTISKQQAALLEELHLSQEKPFSLSNDSSSDMPVRHRFTSEFGHNDTTKVIELDRTVNTTS; via the exons ATGGGGGACCCGTTCCTCACAGAGAAGTACGAGATGATGGAAGTAGAGATGAATCCGAGCTCCCCGTCTCCCATGATCAAAGCGGAACACAGCTACTCCCTGTGCGGAGACTCCCGCCCCCAGTCACCCTTTACTCACGCCTCCTCTGATGACAACTTCAGCGACA CCGATCTGACGGGCGATGATTGGTGCCTGAATGGAGAACTCACTGCCACTACCCCTACTACTAAAATCAAGGTGGAAATCCCTCTCGAAGAGACCCCTGGCCTGACCCCATCcgttaccctggcaaccagtgCAGTCTCCGCTTCCCCAGAGGTGGGCGTCTCGTCTCAATTGCCAGTTCCGGAGCAG GTCAAGCTTCTGAGCCCCGTTGCCCTGCCGCAAATAAAACTGGAGCCGCACGAGGTGGACCAATTCCTTAATCTGTGCCCAAAGGAAG TTGCCCCAACAGAAGCTCTGCAGAtgcctcccacccctcccagcagCCATGGTAGTGATTCAGAAGGGGGTCAGAGTCCCACCAGGTCTCTCCCACCCTCCAGCCCAGTCCAGTCACAAGCCGGTGGCAAAATGGCTGCACGGAGCCCCTCTGCACTGTCCAACTCGCCTCTACTCACTGCCCCTCAT AAGCTGCAAGGGAGCGGCCCTCTCATGCTCACGGAGGAGGAGAAGAGGACTCTGGTGGCTGAGGGTTACCCCATCCCCACCAAACTGCCCCTCACCAAAGCAGAGGAGAAGGCGCTGAAGAAGATCCGCAGGAAGATTAAAAACAAG ATCTCTGCCCAAGAGAGTCgcaggaaaaagaaagaatataTGGACAGCCTGGAGAAGAG GGTTGAGAATAGTTCCTCTGAGAACAGCGAGCTGCGCAAGAAGGTGGAAGTTCTGGAGTCAACCAACAG gactttacttcagcaaCTCCAGCGTCTGCAGGCCATGGTCACAGGCAAAGTCACCCGTTCCTGCAAAGCTGCCGGCACCCAAACTGGCACCTGCCTCATG ATGGTGGTCTTGTGTTTTGCCGTTATTTTTGGAAGCTTCACCCAAAACTTAGATATGTATTCATCATCAAGCAAGACTATCCATGAGCCGAGCCAGTATTCAGCACCGGAGTCCTACGCTGCTTCTATTG TTCGTTCCCGCAAACTCCTTATCTTCGAGGAGCACCAGGCTGTAGAGGAACTGCACAGCTCTGCGGTGATGTTAGAGACGCAGGACACCTGGGAGGTTCAAGCTGATACCATCTCTAAACAGCAGGCGGCGCTACTGGAAGAACTTCATTTGTCCCAGGAGAAACCGTTCAGCCTATCAAACGACAGCAGCAGCGACATGCCAGTGCGGCACAG GTTCACTTCGGAATTTGGACATAACGACACCACCAAAGTCATAGAGTTGGACCGGACGGTCAACACGACTTCTTAA